In Cygnus olor isolate bCygOlo1 chromosome 12, bCygOlo1.pri.v2, whole genome shotgun sequence, one DNA window encodes the following:
- the ATMIN gene encoding ATM interactor, which yields MHLSKAHRLQDGKFNAPIRKGLKTPQKFYCCPIEGCPRGPNRPFSQFSLVKQHFMKMHAEKKHKCDKCSNSYGTEWYLKRHIEDCGKTFRCTCGCPYASRPALLSHIYRTGHEIPAEHRDPPSKKRKMETSVHNQQLAEKANKALIDTHNSNPGTQELESSEVKLVASFEGSCNSNFTKQVQPKCTPKMLLPKPKVALVKLPVMQLAHLPVYVSATDSSVKPVVVAVDNQGSVLSTVHFLPQSVGILIPALEAETLVFKDTMPVSKVTNSGDNEPVSTGVQVDLDKVAPNSPGQEPGNGCHKSNISSINVQTDLSYISQNFVPAAAWTPDSSVSSCSQTDLSFSSQVSLPISVQTQTLLPSSKLTSSIAAQTDDFSQACFPTCGISRETQTNRTQDSIDGRVQMDQAVMCGDIFDNVHPSYNVSTQIELPENNLMAANIDQALLQRSNCKSLNQDTVKSESLIGFNTQTNILPPQNTMDNQTQTMDLLSDLENIFSGNMSGQTLDNRGLLSETSSNADTHLPSGPSQSTGIDFDIEEFFSASNIQTQTEESELGTLNSEPVLESLDIETQTDFLFSDSATQSYSCRGNSNFLGLEMFDTQTQTDLNFFLDSNTHLPLGSILKQSSFSMSTDSSDTETQTEVYPATKNIPNQSIESKVQLNSAETQTMDSCFENLGNLFLTSNETQTAMDDFLLADLAWNTMESQFSSVETQTCEELCSLFQSSDKPSH from the exons CACTTTATGAAGATGCATGCTGAAAAGAAGCACAAATGTGATAAATGTAGTAACTCCTATGGTACAGAATGGTATTTGAAACGGCACATAGAGGACTGTGGCAAGACTTTCCGGTGTACTTGTGGGTGCCCGTATGCCAGCAGGCCAGCATTACTGTCTCATATTTACAGAACTGGCCACGAAATTCCTGCGGAGCACAG GGATCCTCCtagtaagaaaaggaaaatggaaaccTCCGTACATAATCAGCAGTtggcagagaaagcaaataaagcacTCATCGATACACATAATAGTAATCCTGGCACTCAGGAATTGGAGTCATCTGAAGTGAAACTAGTGGCCTCTTTTGAAGGTTCCTGCAATTCTAACTTCACGAAGCAAGTACAGCCAAAATGTACACCGAAGATGCTTTTGCCAAAGCCCAAGGTGGCTTTGGTTAAACTTCCAGTGATGCAGCTCGCTCACTTGCCTGTGTATGTGTCTGCAACAGATTCTTCCGTCAAACCTGTTGTAGTGGCTGTTGATAATCAAGGTTCAGTTTTAAGTACCGTTCATTTCTTGCCTCAGTCTGTAGGGATTCTGATTCCAGCACTGGAGGCAGAAACGCTTGTATTTAAAGACACTATGCCTGTCTCAAAAGTAACAAATTCTGGTGATAACGAACCAGTAAGTACTGGTGTGCAAGTTGACTTGGACAAGGTTGCACCAAATAGCCCAGGTCAAGAACCAGGGAATGGTTGTCATAAGAGTAACATTTCTTCAATAAATGTACAGACTGACTTATCTTATATTTCACAGAACTTTGTGCCGGCTGCAGCCTGGACTCCTGATTCTTCTGTGTCTTCTTGCTCTCAGACAGATCTGTCATTTAGTTCACAGGTTTCACTACCCATCAGTGTACAAACGCAGACGCTGCTGCCTTCTTCCAAACTGACTTCATCCATAGCTGCTCAGACTGATGATTTCAGTCAGGCTTGTTTCCCTACATGTGGCATTTCTAGAGAGACTCAAACCAACAGAACACAGGACTCCATTGATGGAAGAGTGCAAATGGACCAGGCTGTAATGTGCGGTGACATCTTTGACAATGTTCATCCATCATATAATGTTTCTACTCAGATTGAGCTTCCAGAAAACAACTTAATGGCTGCAAATATAGATCAAGCCTTGCTGCAGAGGAGTAATTGCAAGAGCCTCAATCAAGATACAGTGAAGTCTGAATCCCTTATCGGCTTTAATACCCAGACTAATATACTTCCACCTCAAAATACGATGGATAATCAAACGCAGACAATGGACTTGCTAAGTGATctggaaaatatcttttcaggAAACATGTCTGGCCAGACCCTGGATAATCGTGGCCTTTTGTCCGAGACTAGCTCTAATGCTGACACACATCTGCCATCTGGTCCATCACAGAGCACAGGAATAGACTTTGACATTGAAGAGTTCTTTTCAGCATCCAATATCCAAACTCAGACTGAAGAGAGTGAGCTTGGTACCCTAAACTCTGAGCCAGTTTTGGAGTCGCTGGACATTGAAACTCAGactgatttcttattttcagatagTGCCACTCAATCGTATAGCTGCAGAGGAAATTCTAACTTCTTAGGTTTGGAGATGTTTGATACGCAGACACAGACAGACTTGAATTTCTTCTTGGACAGTAATACCCACCTGCCTTTAGGAAGCATTCTGAAGCAGTCTAGTTTCTCCATGAGTACTGACTCATCGGATACAGAAACCCAGACAGAAGTATATCCTGCCACTAAAAACATACCTAATCAGAGCATAGAAAGCAAAGTCCAGCTCAATAGTGCTGAAACACAGACTATGGACAGCTGCTTTGAGAATCTGGGGAATTTATTCCTTACCAGCAACGAGACACAGACAGCAATGGATGACTTTCTTCTGGCTGACTTAGCCTGGAATACAATGGAGTCCCAGTTCAGTTCGGTAGAAACACAGACCTGTGAAGAGCTGTGCTCCTTGTTTCAGAGCTCTGACAAGCCCAGCCATTGA